One stretch of Mastomys coucha isolate ucsf_1 unplaced genomic scaffold, UCSF_Mcou_1 pScaffold12, whole genome shotgun sequence DNA includes these proteins:
- the Zdhhc19 gene encoding probable palmitoyltransferase ZDHHC19 produces MKSYTLPDAVKEQKQLPEIPLSWFLPSLFAAFNVTLLMFLSGLFFGFPCRWLVQNGEWAFLAVTGPLFILTFFSLVSLNFSDPGILHRGSINKNPMMMHVVRVNQRAFRLEWCPKCLFHRPPRTYHCPWCNICVEDFDHHCKWVNNCIGHRNFRLFMLLVLSLCLYSGALLVTCLTFLIRTRHLPFSLDKGMAILVAVPAAGFLIPLFLLLLIQALSVSRAERSFESKCRYHQEYNPFDQGFIKNWYLTMCAPLGPNYMSEVVCLQRPVGTEWIQEKTKPSPPSPPKHCSPGSPGPQHQPRHTPGKGPLGSGEAAALQEMRRLPASVEKSPGDPRKLMAEAAGDPLDEARPSAHRARTT; encoded by the exons ATGAAGTCTTATACTTTACCT GACGCTGTGAAGGAACAAAAACAGCTTCCAGAGATCCCTCTTTCATGGTTCCTCCCGAGCCTGTTTGCTGCCTTCAATGTAACACTACTGATGTTTTTGAGTGGCCTTTTCTTCGGATTCCC TTGTAGGTGGCTGGTTCAGAACGGGGAGTGGGCCTTTCTTGCTGTCACGGGCCCACTCTTCATCCTCACCTTCTTCAGTCTTGTCTCGCTCAACTTCTCAGACCCTGGTATCTTACATCGAG GCTCCATCAACAAGAACCCCATGATGATGCACGTGGTGCGCGTGAACCAAAGGGCTTTCCGCCTGGAATGGTGTCCAAAGTGCCTCTTCCATCGCCCACCCCGCACCTACCACTGCCCGTGGTGCAACATTTGTGTGGAG GACTTTGACCACCATTGCAAGTGGGTCAATAACTGCATTGGTCACCGCAACTTTCGCCTCTTCATGCTGCTGgtcctgtccctctgtctctactCAGGAGCCCTGCTGGTCACCTGCCTGACGTTCCTAATTCGCACAAGGCATCTGCCCTTCTCCCTGGACAAGGGGATGGC CATCCTGGTGGCTGTGCCCGCTGCGGGCTTCCTGATTCcgctcttcctgctgctgctgatcCAGGCCCTATCTGTGAGCCGGGCGGAACGCTCCTTCGAGAGCAAG TGCAGGTACCATCAGGAATACAACCCCTTTGACCAGGGCTTTATCAAGAACTGGTATCTAACAATGTGTGCACCACTGGGTCCCAA TTACATGTCTGAAGTTGTCTGTCTGCAAAGACCAGTGGGGACAGAATGGATCCAAGAGAAGACAAAGCCCTCGCCACCAAGTCCTCCTAAACACTGTAGCCCAGGTTCCCCGGGGCCCCAGCACCAACCTCGGCACACACCAGGGAAGGGAcccctagggagtggggaggccgcAGCTCTCCAGGAGATGAGAAGGCTGCCTGCATCTGTGGAAAAGTCCCCAGGAG ATCCACGAAAActcatggctgaagctgctggaGACCCCCTAGATGAGGCTCGTCCCAGTGCACACAGAGCCAGAACCACCTGA